In a genomic window of Bordetella petrii:
- a CDS encoding NAD-dependent succinate-semialdehyde dehydrogenase, protein MTILDEAGARFGALGMLIDGEWLTRGAAGMQPVIDPATLRVLGELPLAAAGELDRAAQAAHDAFKTWSRTPAIERSRVLAQAAQLMRERAELIAHILTLEQGKPLAESRGEVTGAAEIFEWYAQESRRLYGRVIPARQAQTRQWVLHEPVGPVAAFTPWNFPALTPARKIAGALAAGCTCVIKPAEETPATALELARACMDAGLPAGVLNVVFGQPAEVSGHLIRAREIRKITFTGSTAVGKQLAALAALHGAKRCTMELGGLAPAIVFDDADIDEAVAVCAASRFRNAGQVCVAASRFYVQRQALGRFMEQFQAHVASLKVGNGLAADTRMGPLANARRLEAMPGFIDDAMQHGARVAAGGRRHAGAGYFWQPTILAGMPDAARAMSEETFGPIAPVAAFDTVDEVIGRANDVPYGLAAYAFTRSAATAMAVADGLQAGMVGINTPAISLAEAPFGGVKESGYGSEGGIEGLQAYLCTKFVAHRA, encoded by the coding sequence ATGACCATACTGGACGAGGCCGGCGCACGGTTTGGCGCGCTGGGCATGCTGATCGACGGAGAATGGCTGACCCGGGGCGCGGCAGGCATGCAGCCGGTGATCGATCCCGCAACGCTGCGGGTGCTGGGCGAACTGCCGCTGGCCGCGGCGGGCGAGCTCGACCGGGCCGCGCAGGCCGCGCATGATGCGTTCAAGACATGGTCGCGCACGCCGGCCATCGAGCGCAGCCGCGTGCTGGCCCAGGCGGCGCAACTGATGCGCGAACGCGCCGAGCTGATCGCGCATATCCTGACGCTGGAGCAGGGCAAGCCGCTGGCAGAGTCGCGCGGCGAAGTCACGGGCGCGGCGGAGATATTCGAATGGTATGCGCAGGAATCGCGCCGTCTGTATGGGCGGGTGATTCCCGCGCGCCAGGCCCAGACCCGGCAATGGGTGCTGCACGAGCCGGTCGGCCCGGTGGCGGCGTTCACGCCCTGGAACTTCCCCGCGCTGACGCCGGCGCGCAAGATCGCGGGCGCGCTGGCCGCCGGCTGCACGTGCGTGATCAAGCCGGCCGAGGAAACCCCGGCCACCGCCCTGGAACTGGCGCGCGCCTGCATGGATGCGGGCCTGCCCGCCGGCGTGCTGAACGTGGTGTTCGGCCAGCCGGCGGAGGTCTCCGGGCACCTGATCCGCGCGCGGGAGATACGCAAGATCACGTTTACCGGGTCTACCGCCGTGGGCAAGCAGTTGGCCGCGCTGGCGGCGTTGCATGGCGCCAAGCGCTGCACCATGGAGCTGGGCGGGCTGGCTCCCGCCATTGTGTTCGACGACGCCGACATCGACGAGGCGGTGGCAGTATGCGCGGCATCGCGCTTTCGCAATGCCGGCCAGGTCTGTGTGGCGGCCTCGCGCTTCTACGTGCAGCGCCAGGCCCTGGGGCGCTTCATGGAGCAGTTCCAGGCCCATGTCGCCAGCCTGAAAGTCGGTAACGGGCTGGCCGCCGATACCCGCATGGGTCCGCTGGCCAACGCGCGCCGCCTGGAGGCTATGCCTGGTTTTATTGATGATGCAATGCAGCACGGCGCACGGGTGGCCGCCGGCGGAAGGCGCCACGCCGGGGCGGGCTATTTCTGGCAGCCGACCATCCTGGCCGGCATGCCCGACGCGGCCCGGGCCATGTCCGAAGAAACCTTCGGGCCCATCGCCCCGGTGGCCGCCTTCGATACGGTAGATGAAGTCATCGGGCGGGCCAATGACGTGCCTTACGGACTGGCGGCGTATGCCTTCACGCGCTCGGCCGCCACGGCCATGGCGGTGGCCGACGGCCTGCAGGCTGGCATGGTGGGCATCAACACGCCGGCGATTTCTCTTGCGGAAGCCCCGTTTGGTGGAGTAAAGGAGAGCGGGTATGGCAGCGAGGGCGGCATCGAAGGGCTGCAAGCCTACCTTTGCACCAAGTTCGTGGCCCATCGAGCATAG
- a CDS encoding tripartite tricarboxylate transporter substrate binding protein, with translation MHNMAKVLSLLAMATAAVHPPAQADTYPHQPITLIVNFPPGGATDLTARALGQAMTESLKQPMVVENRAGAGGAIGIGAISSAKPDGYHVGFVSVAGLTTLPQMRRVPYSMDSVTYLCRAYDAPVFMLVTQGSEFKTAKALVAYAKQNPGRLNYATVGPGSLPHLAALDFTAAAGVDIRHIPYQGEAPAITDLLGGHVDLYFGTNAVATAHNLRRLAVAADARQNEAPDTPTLAELGYPVHRSIGGGLIAPAGLDGQARRTLGQACKTAVHSQGFKQALGNLRLNPAYLDGDDFKRELQTEASGNRKLLEREGLLAK, from the coding sequence ATGCACAACATGGCGAAGGTGCTGTCCTTACTGGCAATGGCCACGGCCGCTGTACACCCGCCGGCGCAGGCCGATACGTATCCACACCAACCTATCACCCTGATCGTCAATTTTCCCCCTGGCGGCGCCACCGACCTGACCGCGCGCGCCCTGGGCCAGGCGATGACAGAATCGCTGAAGCAGCCAATGGTGGTCGAAAACCGCGCTGGCGCGGGCGGCGCAATTGGAATCGGCGCGATATCCAGCGCCAAGCCCGACGGCTACCATGTAGGCTTCGTGTCGGTGGCGGGCCTGACCACGCTGCCGCAGATGCGGCGTGTTCCGTACAGCATGGATTCCGTCACCTATCTGTGCCGCGCCTACGATGCGCCGGTTTTCATGCTGGTGACCCAGGGTTCGGAATTCAAGACCGCCAAAGCGCTGGTGGCCTATGCGAAGCAAAATCCGGGCCGGCTGAACTACGCGACGGTGGGCCCGGGCTCGCTACCGCATCTGGCCGCCCTGGACTTTACCGCGGCGGCCGGAGTCGACATCCGCCACATTCCCTACCAGGGCGAGGCGCCCGCCATTACCGACTTGCTGGGCGGCCATGTGGATCTCTATTTCGGCACCAACGCCGTCGCCACCGCGCATAACCTGCGGCGCCTGGCCGTGGCGGCCGATGCGCGTCAGAACGAGGCGCCCGACACGCCGACGCTGGCGGAGCTGGGCTACCCGGTGCACCGGTCGATCGGCGGCGGGTTGATCGCGCCGGCGGGGTTGGACGGCCAGGCACGGCGCACGCTGGGCCAGGCCTGCAAGACGGCGGTGCACAGCCAGGGCTTCAAGCAGGCGCTGGGCAACCTGAGGCTCAACCCGGCCTACCTGGACGGCGACGACTTCAAGCGCGAACTGCAGACCGAGGCCAGCGGCAACCGGAAATTGCTGGAACGGGAAGGATTGCTGGCGAAGTAG
- a CDS encoding glutathione S-transferase family protein, whose translation MAKSVTKLFYFPGNASMAPHCLLEEIGQPFELAFVDREQDAHKSADYLKLNPNGLIPVLVDGDMVLYESAAICLHLADRHPETKLAPACGTPQRAQLYKWLMWFTNTMQATLLAYFYPERWVDEGNAAAAGQIKAHAEAKIAGLLDQMQAHLEKSGGPWFLGEQYTVLDPFAMMLCRWTRGHARPARDLPGLGAYLQRVLARPAVQRALRTEGLAAPWV comes from the coding sequence ATGGCCAAATCCGTGACGAAGCTTTTTTATTTTCCCGGCAACGCCAGCATGGCGCCGCATTGCCTGCTCGAGGAAATCGGGCAGCCCTTCGAGCTCGCATTCGTCGATCGCGAGCAAGACGCCCACAAGTCTGCAGACTATCTCAAGCTGAATCCCAATGGCCTGATTCCCGTGCTGGTCGATGGCGACATGGTGCTGTACGAAAGCGCGGCCATCTGCCTGCACCTGGCCGACCGGCATCCGGAAACGAAGCTCGCGCCCGCATGCGGCACGCCGCAGCGGGCACAGCTCTACAAATGGCTGATGTGGTTCACCAACACCATGCAAGCGACCCTGCTGGCGTATTTCTACCCCGAGCGATGGGTGGACGAGGGCAACGCGGCTGCGGCAGGGCAAATAAAAGCCCATGCCGAAGCGAAAATTGCCGGCCTGCTGGACCAGATGCAAGCTCACCTGGAAAAGTCCGGCGGCCCTTGGTTCCTGGGCGAGCAGTACACCGTGCTGGACCCGTTCGCCATGATGCTCTGCCGCTGGACGCGCGGCCATGCCCGGCCCGCGCGCGATCTTCCCGGGCTTGGCGCCTATCTGCAGCGCGTGCTGGCCCGGCCGGCAGTGCAGCGTGCGCTGCGCACGGAAGGGCTGGCGGCGCCCTGGGTGTAG
- a CDS encoding LysR family transcriptional regulator: MPVPIVPDPRSSERLDWNLLRTFLVIVQERSISGAAAKLHLTQSAVSQALKRLEDQLGRRLIERHNVAFTVTNAGEEACRAAELIHGNVSQLLADVSQTEAEATGRIRLLVASRIHSTVYDNFWADFHHRHPRIEVQLDVLPSSEIVTLIQQRAATAGIALCRQMPRRLESKIFLQQRYALFCGRNHALFGKQDVRIDDLLGENFVSFASDALGDSLSPLTIFRDQRGFSGRIVASSTQHDEVKRLLIAGFGIGCLPEHSVQADIEQGRLWRLPPGEGVCTVDLHLLWHRDAQPTQAEMAFLKHFRDYIDGHSMAERLVCVGA; the protein is encoded by the coding sequence ATGCCTGTTCCCATCGTGCCCGATCCGCGCTCCAGCGAGCGGCTGGACTGGAATCTGCTGCGAACCTTCCTGGTCATCGTCCAGGAGCGCAGCATCAGCGGCGCCGCGGCCAAGCTGCACCTGACCCAATCAGCCGTCAGCCAGGCGCTGAAACGCCTGGAAGACCAGCTCGGACGGCGGCTTATCGAACGGCATAACGTGGCGTTTACGGTTACCAATGCGGGCGAAGAAGCGTGCAGGGCGGCTGAACTCATCCACGGGAATGTGTCGCAGCTATTGGCGGACGTCTCGCAAACGGAAGCCGAAGCCACAGGGCGCATCCGACTGTTGGTTGCCAGCCGGATCCATTCCACGGTGTACGACAACTTTTGGGCCGATTTCCATCATCGGCACCCGCGCATCGAAGTGCAGCTCGACGTGTTGCCGAGCAGCGAGATCGTCACGCTGATACAGCAGCGGGCGGCCACCGCCGGCATCGCGCTGTGCCGGCAAATGCCCAGGCGGCTGGAGAGCAAAATCTTCCTGCAGCAGCGCTACGCGCTGTTCTGCGGCCGAAACCATGCGCTATTCGGCAAACAGGACGTCCGCATCGACGATCTGCTGGGAGAGAACTTCGTTTCCTTCGCCAGCGATGCGCTGGGTGACAGCCTTTCGCCGCTGACCATTTTTCGCGACCAGCGGGGGTTTTCCGGCCGCATCGTGGCGTCGTCGACGCAGCACGACGAGGTCAAGCGGTTGCTGATCGCGGGTTTTGGCATCGGCTGCCTGCCTGAGCACAGCGTGCAGGCAGATATCGAACAGGGGCGCCTGTGGCGCTTGCCGCCGGGCGAAGGCGTGTGCACCGTGGATCTTCATTTGCTGTGGCACCGGGACGCGCAGCCGACCCAGGCGGAAATGGCGTTCTTGAAGCATTTCAGGGACTACATCGACGGCCATTCCATGGCCGAGCGGCTGGTCTGCGTCGGCGCCTGA
- a CDS encoding ArgE/DapE family deacylase, with protein MTQNGIPSALTEEQVQRILQAVDARFDAQLAFTQDLVRIPSLREQEHTAQDFLYEAMRKRGFTMDRWQIDVKDIESHPGFGPVTVSYENAFNVVGAYRPEQQTGRSLILNGHIDVVPTGPAGMWSRSPWDPAIVDGWMYGRGAADMKAGLVANLFAYDAVRAAGYAPAAPIYFQSVVEEECTGNGALAALLRGYRADAVIIPEPEENMLVRANVGVLWFKVRVQGRPMHTREMGNGFNAIDAAYAAIEALRRIETKWNGEHHCHRHFEHLDHPINFNIGKIEGGDWPSTVPPWCEFDVRAAIYPGTTADEARAEIDACLREAASDPRLGGTPPQVTYTGFYAEGYVLEEGSDAENTLQQCHRLAFQSDLESFTTPGYLDARVFVIYGNMPTLVYGPKSLDIHGFDERVHIESVRLITKTIALFIAQWCGVAPSPA; from the coding sequence ATGACGCAAAACGGTATTCCCTCCGCGCTGACCGAAGAACAGGTCCAGCGCATTCTGCAGGCGGTCGATGCGCGCTTCGACGCGCAACTCGCCTTTACCCAGGATCTGGTGCGCATTCCGTCGCTGCGCGAACAGGAACACACGGCCCAGGACTTTCTATATGAAGCGATGCGCAAGCGTGGCTTCACCATGGATCGCTGGCAGATCGACGTCAAAGATATCGAATCGCATCCGGGCTTCGGCCCCGTGACGGTTTCCTACGAAAACGCGTTCAATGTCGTGGGCGCCTACCGGCCGGAACAGCAAACCGGCCGCTCGCTGATCCTGAATGGGCACATCGATGTCGTGCCCACCGGCCCGGCCGGCATGTGGAGCCGTTCTCCGTGGGACCCCGCCATTGTCGACGGCTGGATGTATGGCCGCGGCGCGGCCGACATGAAAGCGGGGTTGGTCGCCAACTTGTTTGCCTACGACGCCGTGCGCGCGGCCGGCTACGCGCCAGCCGCGCCGATTTATTTTCAGTCGGTGGTGGAAGAAGAATGCACCGGCAACGGCGCGCTGGCCGCGTTGCTGCGCGGTTACCGGGCCGACGCCGTGATCATTCCCGAGCCCGAGGAAAACATGCTGGTGCGCGCCAATGTCGGCGTGCTGTGGTTCAAGGTGCGCGTGCAGGGCCGGCCCATGCATACCCGGGAAATGGGCAACGGCTTCAATGCCATCGACGCGGCCTATGCGGCAATCGAGGCGCTGCGCCGCATCGAAACCAAATGGAACGGTGAGCATCATTGCCACCGCCATTTCGAGCATCTCGATCACCCCATCAATTTCAATATTGGAAAGATCGAAGGCGGAGACTGGCCTTCGACGGTTCCGCCCTGGTGCGAATTCGATGTGCGGGCGGCTATTTATCCGGGCACCACGGCCGACGAGGCGCGCGCCGAGATCGATGCCTGCCTGCGCGAGGCCGCTTCCGATCCACGCCTGGGCGGAACCCCGCCGCAGGTTACCTACACGGGTTTCTATGCCGAAGGCTATGTGCTGGAAGAAGGCAGCGACGCCGAAAACACCCTGCAGCAATGCCACCGGCTGGCCTTCCAGAGCGATCTGGAAAGCTTCACGACGCCGGGTTACCTCGATGCCCGCGTGTTCGTGATCTACGGCAATATGCCCACCCTGGTATATGGCCCGAAATCGCTCGATATCCACGGTTTCGATGAGCGCGTGCATATCGAATCCGTCCGGCTCATTACCAAGACCATTGCGCTGTTCATTGCGCAATGGTGCGGCGTGGCGCCCTCCCCGGCCTGA